The Paenibacillus tianjinensis genome has a window encoding:
- a CDS encoding cadherin-like beta sandwich domain-containing protein translates to MALVFILIISNFYGIPYVARAQASGPLDTIIEDTLEPAGKYVSLIDTNGLGISEVDNSNGQWQYNAGGMWLSIVAPETGKIAVFGRDVMIRFVPKKDWNGTTQIKYRSWLASGESSGNYVNVNAEYSGDTESYSELEQAAQIVVTPVNDTPYISESSGSTYLDFDGKGYVTIPDLNIYTNSLTIETWVNASSAPTWARIFDTSYGPDNYNLHLTFEGSTGRIALEALPQKGARIKAYMVKTTEQLPLNQWVHVAAVYNAAEKKAYIYWNGILKGSGFMDLTDMANASAQNSNLPRPYNYIGESTWSQDANYVGGMRDYRIWKKAKTQAEIESQMNTSLTGSEANLMVNYKFNNANDGAVAKDSSTGVRNGNIISGKWQSSIGFNSNVVTSANTPVSKPFKLTDVDAGDVLTLTATSSNTSLLANANITFSGEGSDRNINLTPTANMTGTSTVTVTVNDGTTSSASSFLLSVVAGKFDLKSITPSVGVMTPAFNRGIIYNKVHVPNKSGNSPNNSIDINVAAVNPADVNVTAYADNGSGVTVSGAYPTFTVSGLAVGVYKPVKIKVADKFSSNFKEYQLDLIRYPGNDADLAAAGGLALSNLSGGQPIALSPAYSSNTGSYTATVDNNVSSIKVDVIKSSLFAAATLNGASIGSTGSANATGNVSLVYGKNVISVVITAEDGKTQKTYTVTIVRKLSGDASLTNLTASPVGLSPVFTTNQSDYTMKVANAVTAAEFTPTAAEGAVLKVNGIVHPSGTPFVVTDLAAGNNKYVIEVMAQDGMTKKIYNLFILRAPSDVADLSGLSVSSGTLTPAFNNNETGYSVEVPYQVSSLGVTPKLLDAAASLSVDGNAHRDNTAFTKSLSVGLNTVKIVVTSQSGAREKTTLINIIRKASSNADLSNLLLSKGVLNPVYDKNQTGYAVTVANQVSELTITPTPEELQATVSLNGNLTASAQPRLVNLQVGVNEFNVQVTAEDGVTTKNYVLTIVREASSDADLTNITLSGKPLSGGFDRATSTYYEYIANNITSMTVAATTSDVQATYTINGLESAGGVPIPLVVGENVVTVVVTAADQSTIKEYTVTIVRAASSNASLLELTMTDLSDNAIALSTVPGTFSYNATVQNEISVAKLSPVVDDANASTSVFVNGVWVEDLNAVPLTTGLNVIEVRVTAQDGSMKMYTINLVRNPSADASLYNLIVSPGELTPDFQQGISDYSVQVDNSVSSMDFWINTNNEEASYILKKNGASAGVTGSRVTLDEGTNQITVEVTAADASTKKTYTVTVNRAILPKDSSLANLTVSSVRGTETLNPEFSSEVFKYLLSVPYEVDQLELAAVKGDQDARISVNGVTVDQTMPIQLAEGLNIVNLKVTAQDGKTESVYELDFTRESRSSNADLSSISTDAGVLDPVFDPGVINYTVEVESDVNSIVLTPLAADAKAKGQITGRDGALLTNLVEGDNIFDIQVIAEDGTAKTYTVNIIKAKPVATPTPTPTPTPTEEPTATPTATADPTPTPTAAPTATPTATTDPTSTPTEEPVVTPTVEPTPATPAPETPAPATPVPATPAPETPAPATPAPVTPAPETPAPATPTPATPAPETPAPATPSPATPAPATPAPATPAPETPAAPVATASTEEITVKVESGQLGQGSVLAETVIQRTQDTGGILHDVVNFTTERVEEVVRKITGSSDNTARIMIPDEKDQVADINVKVPKDAIKTLGDSNVNMEVFTENVRILIPQSSLDNFTEDLYFHVVPIKDQALRKEVEDRARIERIVREIAADKQIDVVARPMTIETNMQSRPVTLTLPLRDVQLPGDLQERQDFLANLVIFVEHSDGDKELIKATVVDYKTGELGLQFKVNKFSTFTILNMEGWEQYLASAEAAQQQLAGHKAFINGFTDGTFKPDHSITRAEMAAILARNLGYDPAAPLAASSYPDVKDSHWAKGVIEFVKAAGLMQGNDKGQFLPDAPITRGEIAAIASRYKKLDTAAVTSSGFKDTDSHWAAKEIAAASKANIINGYGDGTYRPTDNLTRAEAVKVVNRLFGRGPLYGVTTPSWPDVPVTNWAYNEIEEASIDHTFTVRNEGGETLSQ, encoded by the coding sequence GTGGCTTTAGTTTTTATCCTGATCATCAGTAATTTCTATGGTATACCATACGTTGCCCGGGCACAGGCTTCAGGCCCACTTGATACAATCATCGAAGATACGCTGGAACCTGCCGGGAAATACGTTTCACTCATAGATACCAACGGGCTTGGCATTTCCGAAGTGGATAATAGCAACGGGCAATGGCAGTATAACGCTGGGGGAATGTGGTTGTCCATTGTGGCACCCGAGACCGGCAAGATTGCCGTCTTCGGCAGAGATGTGATGATCCGTTTTGTTCCGAAGAAGGACTGGAATGGAACTACGCAAATCAAGTACCGCAGTTGGCTTGCTTCAGGAGAGTCCAGCGGTAACTATGTAAATGTAAACGCTGAATATTCCGGGGATACGGAGAGTTATAGCGAACTGGAACAAGCTGCGCAGATCGTGGTTACACCTGTTAATGACACTCCTTATATTTCGGAGTCAAGCGGCAGTACGTATCTTGATTTTGACGGTAAAGGATATGTCACGATTCCGGATCTAAATATATACACCAATTCACTTACGATCGAAACCTGGGTAAATGCCAGCAGTGCCCCAACGTGGGCCCGTATTTTCGATACGTCGTATGGACCTGACAACTATAATCTTCATCTTACGTTTGAAGGAAGTACAGGAAGAATAGCCCTTGAAGCTTTACCGCAAAAAGGTGCCAGAATTAAAGCTTATATGGTAAAAACCACGGAGCAGCTGCCTTTGAACCAATGGGTTCATGTTGCTGCCGTTTACAATGCCGCAGAGAAAAAAGCTTATATCTATTGGAATGGGATTCTGAAAGGCAGCGGTTTTATGGATCTTACCGATATGGCAAACGCCAGTGCCCAGAACTCCAATCTGCCGAGACCTTATAACTATATCGGTGAGAGTACATGGTCCCAGGACGCCAATTATGTTGGCGGTATGAGGGATTACCGGATATGGAAAAAGGCTAAGACCCAGGCGGAGATTGAAAGTCAGATGAACACCAGCCTTACGGGGTCTGAGGCCAATCTGATGGTCAATTATAAGTTCAATAATGCTAACGATGGAGCGGTAGCCAAGGACTCCTCCACAGGTGTAAGGAACGGAAATATTATCAGCGGGAAATGGCAGTCCAGCATAGGGTTCAACTCCAATGTGGTGACATCGGCTAATACCCCTGTATCGAAGCCGTTTAAATTGACAGATGTGGATGCCGGAGATGTGCTTACGCTTACTGCAACCTCGTCGAATACGTCTCTTTTGGCGAATGCCAATATCACGTTTTCCGGCGAAGGCTCGGACAGGAACATTAATCTGACTCCGACAGCAAACATGACAGGTACCTCTACCGTCACCGTCACAGTAAATGATGGAACTACTTCAAGCGCCAGCAGCTTTTTATTGAGTGTTGTGGCCGGGAAATTTGACCTTAAATCCATTACACCTTCTGTAGGTGTGATGACACCTGCTTTTAACCGTGGAATTATTTACAATAAAGTTCATGTGCCCAACAAAAGCGGAAACAGCCCGAATAACAGTATCGATATAAATGTGGCAGCGGTGAATCCCGCTGATGTAAATGTAACCGCCTATGCCGACAATGGTTCTGGAGTCACCGTATCGGGAGCCTACCCGACGTTTACTGTAAGCGGCCTGGCAGTGGGTGTATATAAGCCGGTGAAAATCAAAGTAGCCGATAAATTTTCCTCCAACTTTAAAGAATATCAGCTGGATTTGATCCGTTATCCGGGAAATGATGCCGATCTGGCTGCGGCGGGCGGGCTGGCCTTGTCTAACTTGAGCGGCGGACAACCCATTGCCCTGTCTCCGGCCTACAGCAGCAATACCGGAAGCTACACCGCGACAGTTGACAATAATGTGAGTTCGATCAAAGTGGATGTAATCAAGTCCAGTCTATTTGCGGCAGCAACTCTGAACGGGGCAAGCATTGGTTCTACGGGATCCGCTAATGCCACTGGAAATGTAAGCTTAGTCTACGGGAAGAATGTGATTTCCGTGGTTATTACCGCAGAAGACGGCAAGACCCAAAAAACCTATACAGTTACAATTGTCAGAAAGCTGTCTGGTGATGCCAGTCTGACCAATCTGACCGCTTCACCAGTTGGATTATCGCCGGTCTTCACCACTAATCAGTCAGACTATACGATGAAAGTGGCGAACGCTGTAACGGCTGCTGAGTTTACGCCGACAGCTGCAGAAGGTGCCGTTCTAAAAGTGAACGGTATAGTTCATCCGAGCGGTACGCCTTTTGTTGTTACTGATCTGGCTGCAGGAAACAATAAGTACGTGATTGAAGTAATGGCGCAGGATGGAATGACGAAGAAAATTTACAACCTGTTTATTCTGCGTGCGCCTTCGGATGTTGCAGATCTGTCTGGATTAAGCGTCTCTTCAGGTACTTTAACACCTGCATTTAACAACAATGAGACTGGCTATTCGGTTGAAGTGCCTTATCAGGTCTCTTCACTGGGTGTTACGCCTAAGCTGCTGGACGCTGCGGCAAGCCTGTCTGTGGATGGAAATGCACATCGGGACAATACAGCCTTCACCAAAAGCTTGAGTGTCGGACTGAACACGGTCAAGATCGTTGTTACCTCACAGAGCGGAGCTCGTGAGAAAACAACCCTTATCAATATTATCCGGAAGGCCTCTTCCAATGCGGATCTGTCCAATCTGCTTCTTTCCAAGGGCGTGCTCAATCCTGTGTATGACAAGAATCAAACCGGGTATGCCGTTACCGTAGCTAACCAGGTATCTGAGCTTACGATAACGCCAACTCCTGAAGAACTCCAGGCAACGGTTAGTCTCAACGGCAACTTGACTGCGAGTGCCCAGCCAAGATTGGTCAATCTGCAAGTGGGAGTTAACGAATTCAATGTTCAGGTCACAGCTGAAGATGGGGTAACTACGAAGAATTATGTATTGACGATTGTCCGCGAAGCCTCCTCCGATGCGGATTTAACCAATATTACCCTGTCCGGCAAACCGCTGTCCGGCGGATTTGACCGTGCAACTTCGACCTATTACGAATATATAGCCAACAATATTACCAGTATGACCGTTGCTGCGACTACAAGCGATGTGCAGGCCACCTATACCATCAACGGACTCGAGTCTGCAGGGGGTGTGCCGATTCCACTGGTTGTTGGCGAGAATGTAGTTACAGTAGTTGTTACGGCTGCTGATCAATCAACTATTAAGGAGTACACGGTAACCATCGTGCGCGCGGCTTCGTCCAATGCGAGTTTACTTGAGCTCACGATGACGGACTTATCGGACAATGCGATCGCTCTTTCAACGGTTCCGGGAACTTTCAGCTACAATGCTACGGTTCAGAATGAAATCTCTGTAGCCAAGCTCAGTCCGGTAGTTGATGATGCCAATGCCAGCACCTCAGTCTTTGTAAATGGGGTGTGGGTCGAAGACCTCAATGCCGTGCCTTTGACTACAGGACTGAATGTGATTGAAGTCAGAGTTACAGCTCAAGACGGAAGTATGAAGATGTATACTATTAATCTGGTGAGAAACCCAAGTGCAGATGCTTCGCTGTATAATCTGATCGTTTCTCCTGGCGAATTAACACCAGACTTCCAGCAAGGAATCAGTGATTATTCTGTCCAAGTGGACAATAGTGTGAGCAGCATGGATTTTTGGATCAATACGAATAATGAAGAGGCTAGTTACATCCTGAAAAAGAATGGAGCTTCCGCAGGTGTAACTGGAAGCCGAGTGACACTGGATGAAGGGACGAATCAAATTACAGTAGAGGTTACCGCTGCAGATGCCAGTACTAAAAAAACCTATACAGTTACTGTGAATCGTGCGATTCTACCGAAGGACTCCTCTCTAGCGAATTTGACCGTCAGCTCTGTGAGAGGAACGGAGACTCTCAATCCTGAATTCTCGAGTGAAGTGTTCAAATACCTTTTATCGGTACCTTATGAAGTAGATCAGCTAGAACTGGCTGCGGTAAAAGGAGACCAGGATGCGCGGATTAGCGTAAATGGTGTCACTGTAGATCAGACGATGCCTATCCAGTTAGCAGAAGGCCTAAACATCGTAAACCTGAAGGTCACTGCGCAGGATGGAAAGACAGAAAGTGTCTATGAGCTGGATTTCACCCGGGAATCACGTTCTTCCAATGCAGACCTGAGCAGTATCAGCACAGATGCTGGAGTCTTGGATCCTGTATTTGATCCGGGGGTTATAAATTATACGGTAGAGGTAGAGAGTGATGTGAACTCCATCGTTCTTACCCCGTTAGCAGCAGATGCAAAAGCAAAAGGCCAAATCACGGGAAGAGACGGTGCTTTGCTGACTAATCTGGTTGAGGGCGACAATATATTTGATATTCAGGTCATTGCGGAGGACGGAACTGCAAAGACTTATACTGTCAATATTATTAAGGCTAAGCCTGTAGCGACACCGACGCCAACACCGACGCCAACACCGACGGAAGAACCGACAGCAACGCCGACGGCAACAGCGGATCCTACACCAACACCTACAGCAGCACCGACGGCAACACCGACAGCAACAACAGATCCGACATCAACACCTACGGAAGAGCCAGTAGTAACACCAACGGTAGAGCCGACACCGGCAACGCCAGCGCCGGAAACACCAGCGCCAGCAACGCCGGTACCAGCAACGCCAGCGCCGGAAACACCAGCGCCAGCAACGCCAGCACCAGTAACGCCAGCGCCGGAAACACCAGCGCCAGCAACGCCGACACCGGCAACGCCAGCGCCGGAAACGCCAGCACCAGCAACGCCATCGCCAGCAACACCAGCGCCAGCAACGCCAGCACCAGCAACGCCAGCGCCGGAAACTCCTGCAGCACCTGTTGCGACTGCATCGACAGAGGAGATTACCGTGAAGGTAGAATCAGGACAACTGGGCCAGGGTTCTGTTCTGGCGGAAACGGTCATCCAACGTACTCAGGATACAGGTGGAATTCTGCATGATGTAGTCAACTTCACAACGGAGCGTGTAGAGGAGGTTGTCCGGAAAATTACCGGGTCTTCGGATAATACGGCCCGGATTATGATCCCGGATGAGAAGGACCAGGTCGCGGATATCAATGTAAAGGTTCCTAAGGATGCCATTAAAACACTTGGTGACTCCAACGTGAATATGGAGGTCTTCACCGAGAATGTTAGAATTCTCATCCCGCAATCGTCATTAGACAATTTTACAGAAGATTTGTATTTCCATGTTGTACCGATCAAGGACCAGGCACTGCGCAAAGAGGTTGAAGACCGGGCAAGAATTGAGCGGATTGTCAGAGAAATAGCAGCGGACAAGCAAATTGATGTAGTTGCCCGTCCAATGACTATTGAGACTAATATGCAGAGCAGACCGGTGACATTAACCCTTCCGCTGCGTGACGTACAGCTGCCAGGTGACCTCCAGGAAAGACAGGACTTCCTGGCGAATCTTGTAATCTTCGTCGAGCATAGTGATGGAGACAAGGAATTGATTAAGGCAACCGTAGTCGATTACAAAACGGGTGAGCTGGGTTTACAGTTTAAAGTAAATAAATTCAGTACATTCACCATATTGAACATGGAAGGCTGGGAGCAGTATCTTGCCTCAGCGGAGGCTGCACAACAGCAGCTTGCCGGTCACAAGGCATTCATCAACGGCTTTACCGATGGAACCTTTAAGCCGGACCATTCCATTACCCGTGCGGAAATGGCTGCAATTCTGGCCAGAAACCTTGGGTATGATCCAGCAGCACCGTTGGCTGCCTCTTCCTACCCGGATGTGAAAGATAGTCATTGGGCAAAAGGCGTCATCGAATTCGTCAAAGCAGCCGGATTGATGCAGGGTAACGACAAAGGCCAGTTCCTGCCGGATGCTCCTATCACCCGCGGGGAAATCGCCGCGATTGCATCCAGATATAAGAAGCTGGACACTGCGGCCGTTACTTCCAGCGGGTTCAAGGATACCGACAGCCACTGGGCTGCCAAGGAAATTGCGGCAGCAAGCAAGGCTAACATCATCAACGGATATGGGGATGGCACTTACCGTCCAACAGATAACCTGACACGTGCTGAAGCCGTGAAGGTTGTCAACCGGCTGTTCGGACGCGGGCCGCTGTACGGTGTCACAACACCGAGCTGGCCGGACGTTCCAGTGACAAATTGGGCGTATAATGAAATTGAGGAAGCCTCCATTGATCACACGTTCACCGTGCGGAATGAAGGCGGAGAAACACTTAGCCAATAA
- a CDS encoding aldose 1-epimerase family protein: MNTILRSGTAEAVISTLGAELVSFKRLDTDNEYIWSGDAEYWTGRSPVLFPIIGAARNGEIRTGGKTYTIGNHGFARRSEFTLVEATDTHAVFSLSQNEQTLASYPYQFKLVLTYILSGSTLEISYHVENTDEQQIFFQLGTHPAFNCPVDGQGAITDYYLEFSEQENLERLFLSDAGLVISGKSEPVLEGERILPLSHEMFFDGALVFRNVKSERIALRSKLTDKSVIVTSKGFPDLGLWQPKNAPFVCIEPWQGIADGDTFDGELQDKQGVIGLAPGATFTSSLTIEFN, from the coding sequence ATGAACACCATACTACGCAGCGGAACTGCCGAAGCTGTCATTAGCACATTGGGAGCTGAGCTGGTCAGCTTCAAAAGGCTGGATACGGACAACGAATATATCTGGAGCGGGGATGCGGAGTATTGGACAGGCCGCTCTCCGGTGCTGTTTCCGATTATTGGTGCAGCCCGGAACGGAGAGATCCGGACCGGCGGCAAGACCTACACCATCGGCAATCACGGTTTTGCCAGACGCAGTGAATTCACACTGGTAGAAGCCACCGACACGCATGCGGTCTTCTCCCTCTCACAGAATGAGCAGACGCTCGCCAGCTACCCTTATCAATTCAAGCTGGTCCTTACCTACATCCTGAGCGGAAGCACGCTTGAGATCAGCTACCACGTGGAGAATACCGATGAGCAGCAGATCTTCTTCCAGCTTGGCACCCATCCGGCCTTCAACTGCCCGGTGGACGGACAGGGCGCTATCACAGACTATTATCTGGAGTTCTCGGAACAGGAGAACCTCGAGCGTCTGTTCCTGAGCGATGCCGGTCTTGTCATCAGCGGCAAAAGCGAGCCGGTACTGGAAGGCGAACGCATCCTTCCGCTCTCCCATGAAATGTTCTTTGACGGTGCGCTAGTCTTCCGGAATGTGAAGTCAGAGCGCATTGCGTTAAGAAGCAAGCTTACAGATAAAAGCGTAATCGTCACCTCCAAGGGCTTCCCCGATCTTGGTCTCTGGCAGCCGAAAAACGCACCTTTTGTGTGCATCGAGCCTTGGCAGGGTATCGCGGATGGCGATACGTTCGACGGCGAACTGCAGGACAAGCAAGGCGTAATCGGCCTGGCACCAGGGGCAACTTTCACCAGCTCATTGACAATCGAATTTAATTAA
- a CDS encoding Zn-dependent hydrolase, protein MKLQQVLVNGGRLKNTIEAFADFGRTDNNGVTRLSLSEQDVLVRNYFTSCCEELGMTVKIDDMGTMYATLAGREEGPPVVIGSHLDTVKKGGRFDGVLGVIAGLEVVRTLVDHGITPRLPVTVMNFTNEEGARFEPSMMASGVLAGKFDKAAMLSKKDPEGTTFEEALLVSGYAGDEANRITEATAYLELHIEQGPVLERENLTIGLVDCVVGMACYEIEVTGESDHAGTTPMDMRKDALFAATDLITELRTKLGVLDSELVYTMGRMNVLPNIHTVIPNKVIFTVEARHKDMDIVRQVEGIITGLPEELLGCSVQKTKLWGRDTVWFDPRICDLVEQAAVTLGYSHKKMASGAGHDAQFVAGFLPSAMIFVPSVNGKSHCEEELTSYEECEMGVNVVLESVLSLLSS, encoded by the coding sequence ATGAAGCTGCAGCAGGTATTGGTGAACGGCGGGCGATTGAAAAATACCATTGAGGCTTTTGCCGATTTTGGACGTACGGACAATAATGGTGTAACCCGGCTGTCGCTGTCGGAGCAGGATGTGCTGGTACGAAATTATTTCACCTCCTGTTGTGAAGAACTGGGGATGACAGTGAAGATTGATGATATGGGTACGATGTATGCCACGCTTGCCGGCAGGGAAGAGGGTCCGCCCGTAGTGATCGGCTCCCATCTGGATACTGTGAAGAAAGGCGGCAGATTCGACGGGGTGCTCGGTGTGATCGCCGGACTTGAGGTGGTAAGAACCCTGGTTGATCATGGTATTACGCCGCGCCTTCCGGTGACGGTAATGAATTTCACCAATGAGGAGGGTGCGCGTTTCGAGCCTTCGATGATGGCTTCCGGCGTACTCGCGGGCAAGTTCGATAAGGCGGCAATGCTGAGTAAGAAGGACCCTGAAGGGACGACCTTCGAGGAAGCGCTGCTGGTGAGCGGCTACGCCGGGGATGAGGCCAACCGGATCACCGAAGCGACGGCTTATCTGGAGCTGCACATCGAGCAGGGACCGGTGCTGGAACGGGAAAACCTTACCATTGGCCTAGTCGACTGTGTGGTCGGGATGGCCTGTTATGAGATTGAAGTGACAGGTGAATCGGATCACGCCGGAACGACGCCGATGGATATGCGCAAGGACGCCTTGTTTGCCGCCACCGATCTGATTACTGAGCTGCGAACCAAGCTGGGCGTGCTTGATTCCGAACTGGTGTACACCATGGGCCGGATGAACGTGCTGCCTAATATTCATACGGTGATTCCGAATAAGGTGATTTTTACCGTGGAGGCAAGGCATAAGGACATGGATATCGTCCGTCAGGTGGAGGGCATTATTACCGGCCTGCCGGAAGAGCTGCTGGGATGTTCGGTCCAGAAGACGAAGCTATGGGGCCGCGACACCGTATGGTTTGATCCGCGGATCTGTGATCTTGTGGAGCAGGCAGCGGTCACGCTGGGGTATTCCCATAAAAAGATGGCCAGCGGAGCAGGCCACGATGCCCAGTTCGTAGCCGGATTCCTGCCGTCGGCGATGATCTTCGTGCCCAGCGTTAACGGCAAAAGCCACTGTGAGGAAGAGCTTACCTCCTATGAAGAATGTGAAATGGGTGTGAATGTTGTGCTGGAGTCGGTGCTGTCATTGCTATCCAGTTAG
- the ald gene encoding alanine dehydrogenase translates to MIIGVPKEIKNNENRVAITPAGVVSLVAEGHQVLVESGAGTGSGFPNEEYAAAGAELIADAAAVWAAAEMVMKVKEPLESEYGYFRPGLILFTYLHLAPEPALATALKDKGVFAIGYETVVDGRTLPLLTPMSEVAGRMSVQLGAQFLQKNYGGQGILLSGVPGVSRGKVSIIGGGVVGTNAAKMAIGLGAEVTIVDLSADRLRQLDDIFGSQISTLISNPYNIAKAVAEADLLVGAVLIPGAKAPKLVTEEMVKAMKPGSVIVDVAIDQGGIVETIDRVTTHDNPVFEKHGVLHYSVANMPGAVAKTSTIALTNVTVPYALQIANKGVFQAIEDNAGLKSGVNVANGKITCQAVAEALGEEYFTVEKAVEQEFTLI, encoded by the coding sequence ATGATTATTGGCGTACCTAAAGAGATTAAGAATAACGAAAACCGTGTAGCGATTACCCCTGCCGGAGTGGTCAGCCTGGTGGCTGAAGGACATCAAGTGCTGGTGGAATCCGGAGCCGGCACAGGCAGCGGGTTTCCGAATGAAGAATATGCTGCTGCCGGAGCTGAGCTGATTGCCGACGCAGCTGCTGTATGGGCTGCCGCTGAAATGGTCATGAAGGTAAAAGAGCCGCTGGAAAGCGAATACGGCTACTTCCGTCCGGGTCTGATCCTGTTCACATATCTGCACCTTGCACCAGAACCGGCCCTCGCAACCGCATTGAAAGACAAAGGTGTCTTCGCTATCGGTTACGAAACGGTTGTGGATGGACGCACACTGCCGCTGCTTACACCTATGAGCGAAGTAGCGGGACGGATGTCCGTGCAGCTCGGCGCACAGTTCCTCCAGAAGAACTATGGCGGACAAGGTATTCTGTTATCCGGTGTTCCCGGCGTCAGCAGAGGCAAGGTCAGCATTATCGGCGGCGGTGTAGTGGGCACGAACGCAGCTAAAATGGCTATCGGCCTTGGGGCTGAGGTGACGATTGTTGACCTGAGTGCAGACCGGCTCCGCCAGCTGGATGATATTTTCGGCTCGCAGATCAGCACGCTGATCTCGAACCCGTACAACATTGCCAAAGCAGTCGCTGAAGCGGATCTGCTGGTGGGCGCCGTATTGATCCCGGGTGCAAAAGCACCGAAGCTGGTCACCGAAGAAATGGTCAAAGCTATGAAGCCGGGCTCCGTGATCGTCGATGTTGCCATCGACCAGGGCGGGATCGTAGAAACGATTGACCGGGTGACTACCCATGACAATCCGGTGTTCGAGAAACACGGCGTACTGCACTATTCGGTAGCGAATATGCCGGGAGCTGTAGCCAAAACCTCGACTATTGCTCTAACCAACGTAACGGTTCCTTATGCGCTGCAAATAGCCAATAAAGGTGTATTCCAGGCAATCGAAGACAATGCCGGCCTGAAGAGCGGCGTAAACGTAGCCAACGGCAAAATCACCTGCCAGGCCGTGGCGGAAGCTCTTGGGGAAGAGTACTTCACGGTAGAGAAAGCAGTAGAGCAAGAGTTCACTCTGATCTAG
- a CDS encoding PucR family transcriptional regulator translates to MESLADTISESLQSQVTIEDSNHHVIGYSSHQFESDPARISTIIGKRVPNTVIIGLRKKGVMHQLENTAHPIRIPAVMEVGLGPRLAMCIKHQQEILGYIWVVDRGNLAEGYAEEIVEKAAGIAGRYLLKQRGWKTRQDKAFEDFFWKLLTSHYDTEPRIRQEAEAWSILLPESYYIGVLESDKIIDEHFLLRFRQVMDAYAGQRLLFLTAEHNRLILLFSFVFPVEGTEILSSFVNKLLADMSRSEGCRLAAGCSPGYREYTSAALAYREALSVLEIKKLLPYHARGLLLYEEIGFWAHIPAIMEQKRSRTRRSALLHPLKMHDREHKSDFLKTIAVYLTLDGNLKESAAFLHIHTNTLMYRLNRIAEITGRSLKETDYRTSVYLDLLTEETAQVNSWFQFQEDTGNAASTS, encoded by the coding sequence ATGGAATCCTTGGCGGATACCATTAGTGAATCGCTGCAGTCGCAGGTGACGATTGAGGACAGCAACCACCATGTCATCGGCTACAGCTCCCATCAGTTCGAGAGCGACCCTGCGCGCATTTCCACGATTATCGGCAAGCGGGTACCGAACACGGTTATCATCGGACTCCGCAAAAAAGGGGTCATGCACCAGCTGGAGAACACGGCGCATCCGATCCGTATTCCGGCGGTGATGGAGGTCGGGCTCGGACCGCGGCTGGCCATGTGTATCAAGCACCAGCAGGAGATTCTGGGCTACATCTGGGTGGTGGACCGGGGAAATCTCGCTGAGGGCTATGCCGAGGAGATTGTCGAGAAGGCGGCCGGCATCGCCGGGCGGTATCTGCTGAAGCAGCGCGGCTGGAAGACCAGGCAGGATAAGGCCTTCGAGGACTTCTTCTGGAAGCTGCTGACCTCGCATTATGATACAGAGCCGCGCATCCGCCAGGAAGCGGAAGCCTGGTCGATTCTGCTGCCGGAGAGCTACTACATCGGGGTACTGGAGAGCGACAAGATCATCGACGAGCATTTTCTGCTGCGCTTCCGGCAGGTGATGGATGCCTATGCCGGGCAGCGTCTCCTGTTTTTGACAGCTGAGCATAACCGGCTGATTCTGCTGTTTTCATTTGTTTTTCCGGTGGAGGGAACGGAAATACTGTCCTCCTTCGTGAACAAGCTGCTTGCCGATATGAGCCGCAGTGAAGGCTGCCGGCTGGCCGCCGGCTGCAGTCCGGGGTACAGGGAATATACCTCTGCCGCTCTGGCCTACCGCGAAGCACTGTCGGTGCTGGAGATCAAGAAGCTGCTTCCCTACCATGCCCGGGGGCTGCTGCTCTACGAAGAAATCGGCTTCTGGGCGCACATTCCGGCCATCATGGAACAGAAGCGCAGCCGGACCCGCCGCAGCGCGCTGCTCCACCCGCTCAAAATGCATGACCGTGAGCATAAAAGTGATTTTCTCAAGACGATCGCCGTATATTTAACGCTGGACGGCAATCTCAAGGAGTCGGCTGCTTTTCTGCATATTCATACCAACACCCTGATGTACCGGCTGAACCGGATCGCCGAAATTACCGGCAGAAGCCTGAAAGAAACCGACTACCGTACCTCGGTCTATCTGGATCTTCTCACCGAGGAAACGGCGCAGGTGAACAGCTGGTTTCAATTTCAAGAGGATACAGGCAATGCGGCGTCCACGTCGTAG